Below is a window of Halomicrobium mukohataei DSM 12286 DNA.
AGCTGGCGAATCCGGCCTTCAGTATGGCTCGCCTCGCCGACATGGACGATCGGATCGTGGATCACGCCGAGTCGCTCGTCGCCGACTGGCAGGACGGTTCGGTGGTCGACGCCGAACGAGGGATGACCCACGTCACGCTCGACGTGATCCTCGACCTGATGATGGGCGTCGAGTTGCCGGACGAACGCGTGACGACGGTGCAAGACCAGCTCGTCCCGCTGGGGGCGCGGTTCGAGCCCGACCCCATCCGCTTTGCGATGCCCGACTGGGTGCCCATGCCCGACGACGCCGAGTTCGACGCGGCGATGGAGACGCTCGACGGCGTGCTCGACGACATCTTCGAGCGCCGCCGCGGGACGACGGGTGACGAAGACGACGGCCCGATGGACTTCCTCTCGATCCTCATGCGCGCACGAGACCGCGGCGAACAGTCCGACGAGCAGTTACGCGACGAGATGATGACGATGCTGCTCGCGGGCCACGACACCACTGCGCTGACGCTGACTTACACGTGGTTCCTCCTGTCGGAACACCCCGAGGTCGAGCAGCGACTCCACGAGGAGATCGACGCGGTCGTCGGTGACGAGCGGCCGACGATCGATCACGTCCAGGAACTGGAGTTCCTCGACTGGGTGATCGACGAATCGATGCGCATGTACCCACCCGTGTACACGATCTTCCGGACACCGACTGATCCGGTCGAACTCGGTGGGTACGACGTTGCGCCGTCGACGAATCTCATGCTGCCACAGTGGGCCGTCCACCACTCCGAGCGCCACTGGGAGAACCCGGAGGAGTTCGACCCCGAACGGTGGTCTCCAGAGCGGAGCGAAGATCGCCACCGCTTCGCGTTCTTCCCGTTCGGCGGCGGGCCGCGCCACTGCATCGGCAAACACCTCGCGCTGCTGGAGGCGAAGTTGATCGTCGCCACCGTCGCGAAGGACTACCGGCTCCGCTTCGAAGGCGAGACGCCGCTGGAACTCGTGCCGTCGCTGACGGTTCACCCGCGCCAGGAGATGTCGATGCGGGTCGAGGAGCGGTGAGGTAGCTGGAAGTGGTCAGACTGACCGTCCGTCACAGGTCCAGACGATACAGTTCGGTGTCGAACGCTTCGCCGACGAGTTCGACGGTGCCCGTGTCGAACTGCTCGAATCCCCGCTCCTCGTAGAAGCCGACGCCGACCTCGTTCCCAGCCAGCGTCTCCAGTTTCAGGGTCGTCAGTTCGTCCGGTACCGTTTCGAGACACTGTTCGAGCAAGGCTGTACCGACGCCGTCGCCCCAGCGTTCAGGGTCGACGTAGATCGACTTCAGTCCGGCCTCGTCGGGAGCGACGAATGGCTTCGTTTCCTGATCGCCCCACCGAAGATCCGCGTAGCCGACGATGGCGTCTCCCTCTTCGGCCACGAAGAAGCCCTCGCGGTGCTCGCCCAGATGGTCGAACCACTCCTGTGCGGTGTCTGGGGCCGGATCGGTCACGATTTCCTCGACGACTGATTCCGGCAGGAGTTCCCGGTATGCCTCGCGCCACGCACTTCTGTTCACCGCCAGCACGCCTTCCAGATCGGACGGGTCGTGGATCGGACGGACAGTCACGGGCAAATTTCTGACGGGGAGAGTATAACGATTATCCTGGCGTGTGACACGTTCACACTGGAGACTGTTCGTGAACGAGTTCCGTTCTCGGCCTGTGCCCTCTCGGGAGAACGCCCCGGTTTCAACGGTTACTATACGGATGGCCACGCAGGGCCGAGTATGGTTACAGCGAGCGCTCCCGGGAAGGTGTATCTGTTCGGGGAGCACGCGGTGGTCTACGGCGAGCCGGCGGTCCCCTGTGCGATCGAGCGCCGCGCCCGCGTGACCGTCGAGGAACGGGACGAGGGGCTTCGCGTTCACCTCGACGATCTCACGCTGGACGGGTTCACGATCGAGTACAGCGGCGACGCGACGGGTCGACCGGACGTGAACGTCTCCGAGTCCCTCGTCGAGGCTGGCGTCGGCTACATCAACGAGGCCGTCGAGCAGGCACGCGACGCCGCCGACGCGCCGGACGCGGGCTTCGAGATCAGCGTCGAGAGCTCCATCCCGCTGGGAGCCGGGATCGGATCGTCGGCGGCCGTCGTCGTCGGCGTCATCAAGGCGGCGACGGCGGAACTGGGCATCGAAATCGACGCTCGGGAGGTGGCCGAGCGAGCCTATCGCGTCGAGCACACCGTCCAGGACGGGGAAGCGTCGCGGGCCGATACGTTCTGCTCGGCGATGGGCGGCGCGGTTCGCGTCGAGGGCGACGACTGTCGGCGCATCGAGGGCGTCGACACGCTCCCGTTCGTCATCGGCTACGACGGCGGGGCCGGGGACACCGGCGCGCTCGTCGCGGGCGTCCGACAGCTCCGCTCGGAGTACGACTTCGCGGCGGACACGGTGGAGGCGGTCGGCGACATCGTCCGCGAGGGCGAGCGGGCACTGCAGGCCGGCGACCTGAGCGAGCTGGGTGAGCTGATGGACTTCAACCACGGCCTGCTGTCGGCGCTGGGAGTCTCTTCGCGATCGCTCGACGGCATGGTCTGGGCGGCGCGAGACGCGGGCGCGCTGGGCGCGAAGCTCACCGGCGCTGGCGGCAACGGCTGTGTCGTCGCGCTGGACGAGACCGACGCGACGGAGACTGCGCTCTCCTACACGCCGGGCTGTGAGAACGCGTTCCGCGCGGCGCTGGACACCGAGGGGGTTCGGATCGAATGAGTCCCGAGACGGTCGTCCTGAAACTGGGCGGGAGCGTCGTCACGGAGAAGGACCGTCCAGAGACCGTCGACACGGCGGCACTGCAGCGAGCCGTCGCCGCCGTCGCGGAGAGCGACGCCGCACTCGTGGTCGTCCACGGCGGCGGGAGCTTCGGCCACCACCACGCGGACGAGCACGGCGTCTCGACGACCACCGGGACCCGCGACCCCGAGGGGGCGCTCGCGATTCACGACGCGATGGTGGAGCTGAACCGCGCCGTCGTCGAAGCGCTGCAAGCGGCCGGGGTCGCCGCCCTCCCGGTCCAGCCGCTGTCGGCGGCCGCCCGCGACGAGGGCGGAGCGCTCTCGCTGGCGACGGAGCCCGTCGAACGGCTCCTCGACGAGGGGTTCGTTCCCGTCTTGCACGGCGACGTGATCGCCCACGAGGGCGAAGGCGTGACGGTCCTCTCGGGCGACGAACTCGTCGTGGCGCTCGCGCCGGCCGTCGACGCCGACCGGGTGGGACTGTGTTCGACCGTCCCGGGAGTGCTCGACGACGCGGGATCGGTCGTCGATCGGGTCGACGCCTTCGCGGACGTTGCCGACGCGGTCGGCGACAGCGACGCGACCGACGTGACCGGTGGCATGGCGGGGAAAGTTCGAGCACTGCTGGCGCTCGGCGTGCCCGCCCAGATCTTCGGACCTGACGCCCTCGGCGCCTTCCTCGCCGGGGAAGCGCCGG
It encodes the following:
- a CDS encoding cytochrome P450; amino-acid sequence: MAETPPGPKGEPLFGSSRTYAQDPFRFVEALEDAYGGVARFDMGPMDTLLIAEPELVQQILVDDDAKYRKPDFQDDALGDLLGDGLLLSEGDTWQEQRKLANPAFSMARLADMDDRIVDHAESLVADWQDGSVVDAERGMTHVTLDVILDLMMGVELPDERVTTVQDQLVPLGARFEPDPIRFAMPDWVPMPDDAEFDAAMETLDGVLDDIFERRRGTTGDEDDGPMDFLSILMRARDRGEQSDEQLRDEMMTMLLAGHDTTALTLTYTWFLLSEHPEVEQRLHEEIDAVVGDERPTIDHVQELEFLDWVIDESMRMYPPVYTIFRTPTDPVELGGYDVAPSTNLMLPQWAVHHSERHWENPEEFDPERWSPERSEDRHRFAFFPFGGGPRHCIGKHLALLEAKLIVATVAKDYRLRFEGETPLELVPSLTVHPRQEMSMRVEER
- a CDS encoding GNAT family N-acetyltransferase → MTVRPIHDPSDLEGVLAVNRSAWREAYRELLPESVVEEIVTDPAPDTAQEWFDHLGEHREGFFVAEEGDAIVGYADLRWGDQETKPFVAPDEAGLKSIYVDPERWGDGVGTALLEQCLETVPDELTTLKLETLAGNEVGVGFYEERGFEQFDTGTVELVGEAFDTELYRLDL
- the mvk gene encoding mevalonate kinase; protein product: MVTASAPGKVYLFGEHAVVYGEPAVPCAIERRARVTVEERDEGLRVHLDDLTLDGFTIEYSGDATGRPDVNVSESLVEAGVGYINEAVEQARDAADAPDAGFEISVESSIPLGAGIGSSAAVVVGVIKAATAELGIEIDAREVAERAYRVEHTVQDGEASRADTFCSAMGGAVRVEGDDCRRIEGVDTLPFVIGYDGGAGDTGALVAGVRQLRSEYDFAADTVEAVGDIVREGERALQAGDLSELGELMDFNHGLLSALGVSSRSLDGMVWAARDAGALGAKLTGAGGNGCVVALDETDATETALSYTPGCENAFRAALDTEGVRIE
- a CDS encoding isopentenyl phosphate kinase, giving the protein MSPETVVLKLGGSVVTEKDRPETVDTAALQRAVAAVAESDAALVVVHGGGSFGHHHADEHGVSTTTGTRDPEGALAIHDAMVELNRAVVEALQAAGVAALPVQPLSAAARDEGGALSLATEPVERLLDEGFVPVLHGDVIAHEGEGVTVLSGDELVVALAPAVDADRVGLCSTVPGVLDDAGSVVDRVDAFADVADAVGDSDATDVTGGMAGKVRALLALGVPAQIFGPDALGAFLAGEAPGTTIAGGPE